One genomic region from Rattus norvegicus strain BN/NHsdMcwi chromosome 10, GRCr8, whole genome shotgun sequence encodes:
- the Krt222 gene encoding keratin-like protein KRT222, translating into MELSQLLNEIRANYEQLLTRNQIDTVLSTRIQLEEDLTKKMDKDGEALKAAQAELKEARRQCHHLQVEIESLHAVERGLENSLQASEQHYQMQLQDLESVIGRLEKELQEVRRGIERQLQEHEMLLNTKMRLEQEIATYRRLLEQEEIRYYGCIQGERKEDKPAKSKVGFLLPSAIINEISFSTKVSHKYENESVETVTKQAVVNGDVAKESAEAHGTIQTEKVDEVIKEWEGSFFKDNPRLRKKSVSLRFDLHLAATDEGCLESRQDNLPDIEVRLIMRRSCSIPSIKPPPGTN; encoded by the exons ATGGAGCTGTCCCAGCTCCTCAATGAGATCAGGGCAAACTATGAGCAGCTCCTCACCAGAAATCAGATAGACACGGTGCTGTCAACACGGATCCAG CTGGAGGAAGATTTAACCAAAAAAATGGACAAGGATGGAGAGGCTCTGAAGGCTGCTCAGGCTGAACTCAAGGAGGCTCGCCGGCAGTGCCACCACCTGCAAGTGGAAATCGAGTCTCTCCATGCTGTG GAAAGGGGCCTTGAAAACTCCCTGCAGGCCAGTGAGCAGCATTATCAGATGCAGCTGCAAGATCTGGAGTCGGTGATTGGCCgactggagaaggagctgcagGAAGTGAGGCGTGGCATCGAGAGGCAGCTTCAAGAGCACGAGATGCTTCTCAACACGAAGATGAGGCTGGAGCAGGAAATAGCCACGTACCGCCGCCTGCTAGAACAGGAAGAGATCAG GTATTACGGTTGTAtccaaggagagagaaaagaagacaagCCCGCCAAAAGTAAAGTTGGCTTTCTTCTCCCCTCAG CCATTATAAATGAAATATCTTTTTCGACAAAAGTCTCACATAAGTATGAAAATGAAAGTGTGGAGACAGTGACCAAACAGGCAGTGGTGAATGGAGACGTGGCGAAGGAGAGTGCGGAGGCCCACGGCACCATTCA GACAGAGAAAGTGGATGAAGTTATAAAAGAATGGGAAGGTTCGTTCTTTAAGGATAACCCTCGACTGAGGAAAAAGTCTGTTTCCCTCCGGTTCGATCTCCACTTGGCAGCCACGGATGAGGGCTGTTTAGAGAGTAGACAAGATAATTTGCCAGATATCGAAGTCAGGCTTATCATGAGAAGGTCCTGTAGTATTCCCTCCATCAAACCCCCACCAGGAACCAACTAA
- the Krt222 gene encoding keratin-like protein KRT222 isoform X1, giving the protein MDKDGEALKAAQAELKEARRQCHHLQVEIESLHAVERGLENSLQASEQHYQMQLQDLESVIGRLEKELQEVRRGIERQLQEHEMLLNTKMRLEQEIATYRRLLEQEEIRYYGCIQGERKEDKPAKSKVGFLLPSAIINEISFSTKVSHKYENESVETVTKQAVVNGDVAKESAEAHGTIQTEKVDEVIKEWEGSFFKDNPRLRKKSVSLRFDLHLAATDEGCLESRQDNLPDIEVRLIMRRSCSIPSIKPPPGTN; this is encoded by the exons ATGGACAAGGATGGAGAGGCTCTGAAGGCTGCTCAGGCTGAACTCAAGGAGGCTCGCCGGCAGTGCCACCACCTGCAAGTGGAAATCGAGTCTCTCCATGCTGTG GAAAGGGGCCTTGAAAACTCCCTGCAGGCCAGTGAGCAGCATTATCAGATGCAGCTGCAAGATCTGGAGTCGGTGATTGGCCgactggagaaggagctgcagGAAGTGAGGCGTGGCATCGAGAGGCAGCTTCAAGAGCACGAGATGCTTCTCAACACGAAGATGAGGCTGGAGCAGGAAATAGCCACGTACCGCCGCCTGCTAGAACAGGAAGAGATCAG GTATTACGGTTGTAtccaaggagagagaaaagaagacaagCCCGCCAAAAGTAAAGTTGGCTTTCTTCTCCCCTCAG CCATTATAAATGAAATATCTTTTTCGACAAAAGTCTCACATAAGTATGAAAATGAAAGTGTGGAGACAGTGACCAAACAGGCAGTGGTGAATGGAGACGTGGCGAAGGAGAGTGCGGAGGCCCACGGCACCATTCA GACAGAGAAAGTGGATGAAGTTATAAAAGAATGGGAAGGTTCGTTCTTTAAGGATAACCCTCGACTGAGGAAAAAGTCTGTTTCCCTCCGGTTCGATCTCCACTTGGCAGCCACGGATGAGGGCTGTTTAGAGAGTAGACAAGATAATTTGCCAGATATCGAAGTCAGGCTTATCATGAGAAGGTCCTGTAGTATTCCCTCCATCAAACCCCCACCAGGAACCAACTAA